The window CATTCAAATAATCTTTTTTGAACAGCTATAATAACAATCTCAATTGTATCTATTAAATTGATATTGAAATTCTTTGCCTCCCTTATTATATCTTCATCGTCAGAAGCAATTGTAGCTTTTCTTTCCTTAGCTACCGATATACAAGATTTATCAGCGCTACTCAGACATCTGGGAAGGTTTGTTATTAAGACCAGCTCCTGTTCAGAAAGGTCTGATATGATTTCTAATGAGCCTTCTTTTATATGATCATTTAAACTTCTCAATTCCAGATAATTTTCAAATCCTTTCTTGATCTCTTCCTTCACTAAATAGGTCATGGCTAACCTATTTTTGAAAAGTTTTTTTAAGATCCAAAATGTTCCTGTCCTGACGAAATTTGAATAAGTGGATGAGTCAATTATTATCTTTTTCAATTAAAGGTTTTTCTCCTTTATGAGCTTCTTTGTTCCTGAGAAATTTTGCAGTTGAAAGAGTATCTCTAAGGGAAATAACATCGATATTCAGAAGTTCAGCTAATCTTCCAATTGATATTCTATTTAAAAGATAGGCTTCCAAAGCTAAGTCTAAGTATCTTTCTGGAATGTATTGTCTTTCCTCTTTTTCTTCTACATCTTGAGAATTTCCAAAGATAAGCAATTCCAAAGGGATAGGGCTAATCTCAAGATATTCTTCTAATTGTCTTTTAGTAATATAATTAAGATTTTTCAAACGATATAATATTGCTTGATAACTTACCCCAAAACATCGTTTTAGGTAAATTACATCCTCAGGACCTATTTTTTTCCCTCCATTTTTATCAATTATTTCATCAATTTTATCTTTGGGCATTAAAAGATTAGCAGCAAAAGAATTTGCAAAAATTTCTAAAGGTTTTTTATCTTTTCCGTTTTTTTCAGATAGTTGATCAGGGGTGTCAATCCAAAATTTATAATCTCTGTCTTTTAAGTAATGACAGTATTCATGAGCTGCAGTAAAGACTTGTCTTCCTTTGGTTTGAGAGTTGTTTATTAAAATAAATGCTCTTTTATCCTCTGTAAAAACAAATGCTCCATCTATTTTAGCTTCCTGGGAGAGAGAGTGTTTGAAGACATGGCAACCCTGGCTTTCCATAAGTCCAAAAATATCTTTTATTGGTTCTTTACCTAATCCTAATCGTCTTCTTTCCTCTGCTGCCATTTGAGCTGGTGATTGCATAGAATAAACGGGAGCTAATGGCATTTTTTTATTGGTTATTTCTTCTAAAAAAATGTAGTCATCATAGAATTTTTTGAACTTTAAAAGTTCTTCTTTTCCTTTTTTGTTTATATCCTCACTTCTCAAAAGTATGCTAAAAGTTGGTTCTTTTTCAGATAGGAAATATTCTATATTCAGATGAAAAATTTTAGCTAAATTAGAAAGAACCTTAAGGCTTGGAACCCTTGAACCTGCCTCTAACATAGAGACATATTCTTTACTCACATCGATCCTCTGAGCAACTTGCTCTTGGGTAAATCCCGTTATTTCTCTTAACTCCTTAATTTTTTTACCTATCACCTCCTTAATCATTTTTTATACCTCCTTTCTTTTTTTATTTAAATATAACTTTTAGTTAACTTTTTGTCAAGTTTTTTATTTATTATTAACAAAAATATTATTTGTTAATACAAACCCAATAGATAAATTGACACGTAGGGCAAGGCTTTAGCCTTGCATTAAGCAACCTTGAAAGGTTGTCCTACAAAATATATAATGTGTTTGTATTAGTTGAGAAAACTATTTTTGCCAAAAATTTGTTAAAAAATATAAGAGAAGATTAAAAATAATGGAAAGGAGAATATTTGGTATTATATTATCTATCTTTTAAAAGTCTGTCCCTTAATGAATAGATGCAGCCACAGTAATTCTGTCTGTAAATTTGATATATTTTACATAGTTCTACACTCTTCTTAAACCCATCTTTTTTCTTAAAGTCTTTCTCTAAAAAATTTATTTTAAACTCATCTCCTATGAGCTTTCCTATATTATTCAATGTTTTTACCTTTTTCCATGGAGAGTTGCTCATCACAGTGGTAAAATTTTTTATCCCTAATTCCAGTGCTTTTTCAGCAGTTCTACGGAGCCTTATCTCATAGCATATATCACATCTTTTCCCCATCTCTGGTTCAGAAGCAAGTTCTTTTGTAAGCCCAAACCATTTGAAGTAATCTCTTTCTCCTTCGATTAATTTAAAATTTAAAATCGATGAAGCTTTCTCCGTCTCCTTGAGTCTTTTAACATATTCATTCAAAGGAAAAATATTCGGGTTAAAAAAATATCCAACTGGTTCATATTCCTCCATGAGAACCTGAAATGACCATATTGAGTCAGGAGCGCAGCAAATATGGACAAGAAGGGCTTCTTTCATTTCTTCTTTAGGGATTTTCTCAACCCTTCTCCGATAAAATTGAATGTAAGGATTGTAATCAAAAGAGCAATCCCTGGAAATATCGAAAGAAGAGGATTTTCAAAAAGATAATTTCTTCCCTCATAAATCATACCTCCCCACGATGGAGAAGGAGGCTGAACTCCAAGGCCAAGAAAACTCAGGCTTGACTCTGCCAGAATTGCTCCTGATATTCCAAGGGAAGCCTGCACATAGAGAAAGGGTAAAACATTCGGAAGAAGGTGATGATAAATTATTCTTGATGAGGATGCTCCCATTGCTTTTGCGGCTAATATAAATTCTAATTCTTTTAGTTTAAGCACCTGTGCCCTTATCATCCTTGCATATCCAGCCCATCCTGTTAAAGAAAGCGATAATATCAAGTTTAAAAGGCTAGGTCCTAAGAATGTGATAACAGATAATGTAAGAAGAACACCTGGAAAAGCTAAAAGTATGTCTATAATTCTTCCGATAATTTCATCAAAAAATTTCCCAATCCATCCGCTTATAAGTCCCATAATTAATCCAATTATTGAAGAAATCAAAACCACAGCTGTTCCAACAAAAAGGGAAATTCTTCCTCCGAACGATATCCTTGCCAACGCATCCCTTCCTAAACCATCTGTTCCTAATGGGAATTCTAAGATCGGGCCTGACAATCTTTTAGAAAGATTTATTTCATAAGGTGATGTTTTATAAAAGATCGGTAAAAAAAGAGAAATAAACAACACGAGAAATAAAAGAATAAATCCTGTGATAAGGGTTGGGTTATTCCTTAATTTCATACCCCTTTTACCCTGATTCGAGGGTCAATTATTGAGTAAAGTATATCCGTTAAAAAATTTATAAATATGTATAAAAAAGATATAAAAAGCACGACTCCCTGCACCATGGGATAATCTCTCCTGGTTATTGATTTTATGAGCAGACTTCCTATCCCAGGCCAAGAAAAAATTGTTTCTGTAATTATTGCACCGGTTAGTAAACTGCCTGCTTGTAAGCCAAGGAT of the Acidobacteriota bacterium genome contains:
- a CDS encoding XRE family transcriptional regulator produces the protein MIKEVIGKKIKELREITGFTQEQVAQRIDVSKEYVSMLEAGSRVPSLKVLSNLAKIFHLNIEYFLSEKEPTFSILLRSEDINKKGKEELLKFKKFYDDYIFLEEITNKKMPLAPVYSMQSPAQMAAEERRRLGLGKEPIKDIFGLMESQGCHVFKHSLSQEAKIDGAFVFTEDKRAFILINNSQTKGRQVFTAAHEYCHYLKDRDYKFWIDTPDQLSEKNGKDKKPLEIFANSFAANLLMPKDKIDEIIDKNGGKKIGPEDVIYLKRCFGVSYQAILYRLKNLNYITKRQLEEYLEISPIPLELLIFGNSQDVEEKEERQYIPERYLDLALEAYLLNRISIGRLAELLNIDVISLRDTLSTAKFLRNKEAHKGEKPLIEKDNN
- a CDS encoding epoxyqueuosine reductase QueH, whose amino-acid sequence is MKEALLVHICCAPDSIWSFQVLMEEYEPVGYFFNPNIFPLNEYVKRLKETEKASSILNFKLIEGERDYFKWFGLTKELASEPEMGKRCDICYEIRLRRTAEKALELGIKNFTTVMSNSPWKKVKTLNNIGKLIGDEFKINFLEKDFKKKDGFKKSVELCKIYQIYRQNYCGCIYSLRDRLLKDR
- a CDS encoding ABC transporter permease; translation: MKLRNNPTLITGFILLFLVLFISLFLPIFYKTSPYEINLSKRLSGPILEFPLGTDGLGRDALARISFGGRISLFVGTAVVLISSIIGLIMGLISGWIGKFFDEIIGRIIDILLAFPGVLLTLSVITFLGPSLLNLILSLSLTGWAGYARMIRAQVLKLKELEFILAAKAMGASSSRIIYHHLLPNVLPFLYVQASLGISGAILAESSLSFLGLGVQPPSPSWGGMIYEGRNYLFENPLLSIFPGIALLITILTFNFIGEGLRKSLKKK